Proteins from one Rhizoctonia solani chromosome 5, complete sequence genomic window:
- a CDS encoding Fungal Zn(2)-Cys(6) binuclear cluster domain: MAPASALEFTTVHDFKALDCLSAGLPEDRIDRTSTTTEGVTRSYIVDAGQPCTTSGHTLPARDNPSEDLVHLWSQSQSRSIVYSSSRTYQSDTTRCSFDTISGSKSSKNNPAKENVYVYRSIIPSVDGAQATRESYFALIANEYIYSVLSFRFMAPSPTIRTSVAGLNHDFRTHDTPLKKYLDWINEFERRFITNFGRSSRLEDVGDCLAAHIELAVLRFFLRDSASAYSLLSEQPNGNLTVSFPRVLGSPRYELSRFVLYDTILSFLLGVPPLLEYGYEGTCESDGFEWIHGIPFALFQIIAQVNSWRAGSKVPLDDWQTLEQRVLTWRPSHAMLNECSASEDANIERATAGIAARLERHRVAVYETLLSFTDARPWLLGGPRFSQFLYHLWHGAGEGGRAITWNDYVQSRHETNPL; the protein is encoded by the exons ATGGCTCCGGCTTCCGCTCTCGAGTTTACAACTGTTCATGATTTTAAGGCCCTTGATTGTCTTTCGGCTGGACTGCCTGAAGACCGAATAGACCGAACCAGTACAACGACGGAAGGTGTCACACGatcctatattgtagatgcAGGGCAACCGTGCACGACGAGTGGACACACCTTGCCTGCGCGTGATAACCCTTCGGAAGATCTCGTCCACCTATGGTCACAGAGTCAAAGTCGATCGATCGTATACTCATCATCAAGAACTTATCAATCTGATACCACGAGATGCTCTTTTGATACAATTTCCGGATCAAAAAGTTCTAAAAATAATCCGGCTAAAGAGAATGTTTATGTTTACCGATCGATTATTCCCTCGGTCGATGGAGCTCAAGCTACCAGAGAGAGTTACTTTGCACTTATTGCCAACGAGT ACATTTATAGTGTCCTCAGTTTCCGGTTTATGGCCCCCTCGCCCACCATTCGTACCTCCGTAGCG GGGCTCAACCATGACTTCCGGACCCATGATACTCCACTCAAGAAATACCTTGACTGGATCAATGAGTTTGAACGACGGTTCATTACTAATTTTGGTCGTAGTTCGCGGCTGGAAGACGTGGGGGACTGCCTCGCGGCCCATATCGAG CTAGCGGTTCTAAgattcttcctcagagaTAGTGCTTCGGCATATA GCCTGTTGTCTGAGCAACCAAATGGCAATTTGACCGTTTCCTTTCCCCGTGTACTTGGTTCACCTCGGTACGAGCTCTCACGATTCGTTTTATACGACACAATCCTGTCGTTTTTACTCGGAGTGCCACCCTTGTTAGAGTATGGGTATGAGGGTACATGTGAGAGTGATGGGTTCGAGTGGATCCACGGGATTCCGTTTGCACTCTTTCAAATCATTGCACAAGTTAATTCATGGAGAGCTGGCTCTAAAGTACCCCTTGATgattggcaaaccctagaGCAGCGTGTTTTGACCTGGAGGCCATCCCATGCAATGTTAAACGAATGTTCTGCTTCGGAGGACGCCAACATCGAACGAGCTACG GCTGGTATAGCGGCACGGCTGGAAAGACACCGAGTTGCTGTGTACGAAACACTACTTTCGTTCACGGATGCACGACCCTGGCTCCTTGGCGGGCCACGATTTAGCCAGTTTCTCTATCACTTGTGGCATGGTGCGGGCGAAGGAGGAAGAGCTATCACATGGAACGACTATGTTCAGTCGAGGCATGAAACTAATCCTTTGTGA